The segment TTTGCTTCGGCTTGTTGCATCGGACCGATTCTGCTGGTCGGGCTGGGAGCGACTGCCGTCGCCGTGGGAGCAAGATTCGAAGCTCTTCGGCCCTATTTCTTGACTCTGACGGGAGTCCTTCTGGCCGCCGGCTTCTACTTCGTCTATCGCAAGCCGCGCGTACAGTGCGAAGGCGAAGTCTGCGCTACCCCCAACGTCAGCCGCTGGGCAAAGCCTGCGCTCTGGGTGGTAACCCTCGCGGTGGCGCTCCTCGCCCTCTTTCCGGTCTATTACGGCAAGTTGTCTCCGGCAAAGGCTGCCCTCACGAATCCCGGCGCTAGCGCCGCTGCCACGGTGGAGCTGAAGATTGACGGAATGTTCTGCGAAGGCTGTGCTTCTTCGGTGCGCAGCTCCCTTGCCGATGTGACCGGCGTGGCGTCTGCCCAGGTCAGCTTCGACGAGAAGAAAGCTCGCGTCAGCTACGATCCCGCAAAGACCAGCATCGAGCAGCTCATTGCTGCGGTCGAAAAGCTTGGCTACAAGGCCCGAAAACTCTAGGGAGATGGACAATGGACATAGTGGCGGTTAATCTCAAAGAACTCACACCGGAGATTCCCGAGCGCCCTCGCTCGCATCCGGGACGTCGCCTACGCCGACGGCGGGGTACCCGGAAAGCACAAGCTGCTCGTGGCGCTGGCCATCGCCGCCAGCGTGAAATGCGAACCGTGCATCCGGATGTATGCGGAGAAGGCGGTGAACGCGGGCGCCACACGGGAAGAAGCGGCAGAGATCCTCAACGTCACGATGGCCATGGGCGGCTGCGTGGGCGAAGCCTGGGCGCACAAGGCTCTGGTCGCGTTTGAAAACTTCAGCCGCAAGCTCGCCACTCCCGCTGCTCCGGCGGCGGGCCGGACGGAAAACTGTTGCTCTGTTTGAGACCCGGGGGGAAGAATCTTGCGTAAGGAGGGGGTAATCATGAAAAGGAAGGTTTTCTTCGTGCTTTTGACGTTGCTGCTGGTTGTGGGCTGGGGACTCAGCGAGCAAAAAAAGGAAGCTGCGCCTTCAACTCCCGCAGCTACGAAGCTGCAATTAACCCAGTGCGCGTTGAGGGTCAGTGGGATGACGTGCGACGGATGTGCGGGAATGGTAAAGCAGGGGCTGCTGAAGGTGGAGGGCGTAAAAGCGGCCAAAGTGGATTGGAAGAGCGGCAACGTGGAGGCGCAGTACGACCCAAAGAAAACTACGCCCGAGAAAATGGTCGCTGCCTTCAACCGGAACAATCCCGGCTTCCGCGCTCAACTGCCCAAGCCCAACTAACTCCGGTTACGCTGGGGAAACGGCGCGGTTTATGATCCCCGGTTTGAACACGCTCCAGTAAGGCGACCTAAAATGAGGGAAAGCTGCGCACGCAACGACTTGGTTGGGACCAACATAGCGTGGACGGTTTGGTACTTACCCGGCGTGTTGTTGGCGGTCGGTTTCTTTTGGTCGGAAGCGCGGGTGTGGTTGTGGACTCCGGCCCTGGCAGTGGCGGGTGTCGCCTGTGTAGTGAATGCTGCCCGCTGTGGCCGCCTGCATTGCTATGCGACGGGGCCGCTCTGCCTGCTTGGCGCTGCCTACGTGCTGCTCGCTGAATTCCATCTCGTGCCAATGAACCCAGTCCGGTTCCTGTTCGTATTGGTCGGGGCAGGAACCATCGCCCATCTCGCGGAAGTGTCGCTGGGCAAGTACGTGAAAAAGGCGTAAACGGAGAGCGATGATGGCAAAAAAAGTAGTGGTGTTTAGCCAACCCGGTTGAATGTTCTGCGGCAAGGTGAAAGAGTTTCTTTCCCAGAACAACATCGAGTTTGCCGACCGCAACATCGCCACCGATGAAACCGCGCTGGCCGAACTGGAAAAGCTGGGCTACATGACCACGCCCGTGACCGTGATCGACGGCGAGGCGGTAGTAGGCTTCGATCAGGCAAAGCTCGAGAAGCTGCTGGTCGCGGGGACATAGCCGCCAGCGTGAAATGCGAACCCTGCGTGCCCGGAATGAGATGGCGATGACATCTACGGAGAAAGTGCAAACTGCCGGCGGCAGCCTGCTCGATGCGGCGTCGGGCTGGCTCGAAGCCGGGAAGCCCACCGAGTTGTGCCCGGTCTCCGCCACCGCCGGCCACAAGGTCAAGCAGGTCACCCTGGGCAACCACCTGCGTCCCGACCACTGGCGCTGGGCCTGGCAGGACGGCTTCTACTTCTGTTCTGCGCCGGTGTGCCCGGTGGTCTATTTCCACAACGGCCACCGGGTCTATTTCACCCAGGAGGAGATTCACACGCTGGTTGGGATCAAGGCCGCCGGCCCGCCCGTGCCGGTCTGCTACTGCATGAATGTCACCGAGGAGCAAATCGTCGAAGAGATTCAGGTCAAGCGCTGCTGCACCTCACTCGAAGACATCAAGAACTACACGCGGGCGCGTACCGGAAAGCTCTGCCACGTCACCAACCCTGCGGGCAAGTGCTGTGGCAAGCATTTGACCGCCGTCGTGGAGCGCGCTCTGGCGGCGATGAGCGATCCAGCGCTGGCCAAGCAAGCTCGCGAAACCTGCTGCCAGATTCCGGTGGATTGATCCAGGAACTCCCCCCCTTGCTCCGCAAGGATGGGGCACCCGGCCATCCGAAGACTTGCGGTTCCTGCTGTCCCGCGGCTAGAATCCTCCCGCCGGCCGTGAACCCGATTTCGAACGAGGATGGGCAGCAATGGAAAAACCGATCTTCCAGGATGCGTCCCGGGCTCAGTTGAGTCTTCTGTCTGCCATCGAAAAGAGATGTCTCATCTGGTTGGCTCACCGCATGCCGCCATGGGTCCATTCCGACCACCTGACGATGCTTGGGCTGGTGGCGCTGCTCATGGCCGGTCTTTCCTACTGGCTGGCCCGGTGGAACCGGTTCGGGCTGCTTCTGGTCATCTTCTGGTTGGCAGTCAACTGGTTCGGCGACAGTCTTGACGGCACGCTGGCGCGCGTGCGCAACCAACAGCGACCTCGCTATGGCTTCTATGTGGATCACGTGGTGGATGCCTTCGGGACGCTTTTCCTGGTTGGCGGGCTCGCCCTTTCCGGCTATATGGGCGAGGGGGTCGCCCTGGGTCTGCTCATCGCCTACTTTATGCTCTCCATCGAGGTCTATCTGGCGACCTACACGCTCGGCATCTTCCGGCTCTCCATTGCGAAATTGGGTCCGACCGAGGCGCGCATCCTCATTGCGATCGGCAATCTCGCGCTGTTCTTCCGTCCCGTCGTGCGCATTCAAGGGGAACCCTACCGCTTGTTTGACGTGGCCGGAGTCATCGGGATCGTTGGCATGGGCCTGATGCTGATCACGTCCGCAGCCAAGAATACTCTCGCTCTCTACCGGGCGGAGCGGATCTCGTGAAGGAGCAAGAGAACGGTGCCGGGTGGCGCTCGCCCTGAAGTGAACGGTCGGGCGCCATCAGCAGCGCCCGGGCACGGATCAGCGATGATAGGAATCCCACGAAGAATGATTCCGGCGGTTTTTCTGGCGGGCCTTCTTGGCGCGCGAATCGCAGCCGCCCAGCTCATCCCGGCGGCGGAGCTCAAACCCGAGACATTGAAAGCGTGGGAGGAATACGAGCGCCTGACCGAAAAGCGTATCGCCTTGGAGCTCGAGTCGAACGAGCGATTCCTGGTGCAGGATTTCCTGCCCCCTTCGGAGGCGGCTCGGTGCCGCCAGACCCTCACTGCCGGCGGTGTCTTCCTCTACAAGATGCAGACGCGGATTGGCGAAGGCAAGCCCATCACTGTTCCGGACGGGATAATCCATCACTGGCTGGGCACTATCTTTCTGCCCGGCGTGGATCTGCCGGACCTCTTGAAATGGATTCAGGACTATGCCCGGCACGCGAAGTATTTTGAGGAAGTAGAAGAATCCCGCCTTCTCGCCCGCCAGGGAGATGTTTTCAAAATCTTCTTGAGGCTAAGGCGAAAGAAGATCATCACCGTTTACTACAACTCGGAGCACCTGGTG is part of the Candidatus Acidiferrales bacterium genome and harbors:
- a CDS encoding mercuric transporter MerT family protein codes for the protein MKERTVFAGSILAALFASACCIGPILLVGLGATAVAVGARFEALRPYFLTLTGVLLAAGFYFVYRKPRVQCEGEVCATPNVSRWAKPALWVVTLAVALLALFPVYYGKLSPAKAALTNPGASAAATVELKIDGMFCEGCASSVRSSLADVTGVASAQVSFDEKKARVSYDPAKTSIEQLIAAVEKLGYKARKL
- a CDS encoding carboxymuconolactone decarboxylase family protein, with translation MSKNSHRRFPSALARIRDVAYADGGVPGKHKLLVALAIAASVKCEPCIRMYAEKAVNAGATREEAAEILNVTMAMGGCVGEAWAHKALVAFENFSRKLATPAAPAAGRTENCCSV
- a CDS encoding heavy-metal-associated domain-containing protein, whose protein sequence is MKRKVFFVLLTLLLVVGWGLSEQKKEAAPSTPAATKLQLTQCALRVSGMTCDGCAGMVKQGLLKVEGVKAAKVDWKSGNVEAQYDPKKTTPEKMVAAFNRNNPGFRAQLPKPN
- a CDS encoding glutaredoxin family protein; this encodes MFCGKVKEFLSQNNIEFADRNIATDETALAELEKLGYMTTPVTVIDGEAVVGFDQAKLEKLLVAGT
- a CDS encoding (2Fe-2S)-binding protein; amino-acid sequence: MTSTEKVQTAGGSLLDAASGWLEAGKPTELCPVSATAGHKVKQVTLGNHLRPDHWRWAWQDGFYFCSAPVCPVVYFHNGHRVYFTQEEIHTLVGIKAAGPPVPVCYCMNVTEEQIVEEIQVKRCCTSLEDIKNYTRARTGKLCHVTNPAGKCCGKHLTAVVERALAAMSDPALAKQARETCCQIPVD
- a CDS encoding CDP-alcohol phosphatidyltransferase family protein yields the protein MEKPIFQDASRAQLSLLSAIEKRCLIWLAHRMPPWVHSDHLTMLGLVALLMAGLSYWLARWNRFGLLLVIFWLAVNWFGDSLDGTLARVRNQQRPRYGFYVDHVVDAFGTLFLVGGLALSGYMGEGVALGLLIAYFMLSIEVYLATYTLGIFRLSIAKLGPTEARILIAIGNLALFFRPVVRIQGEPYRLFDVAGVIGIVGMGLMLITSAAKNTLALYRAERIS